Proteins from a single region of Chloroherpeton thalassium ATCC 35110:
- the queF gene encoding preQ(1) synthase, which translates to MKPELLETFENQYPNRDYTIEIVNPEFTSVCPKTGLPDFGTITLQYIPNKLCVELKSLKYYYLEFRNAGIFYENVTNKILDDLVKAVKPKEMKIISEWKARGGITTTVTASYEAEK; encoded by the coding sequence ATGAAACCAGAGCTTTTAGAAACGTTTGAAAATCAATATCCCAATCGCGATTACACGATTGAAATCGTCAATCCTGAATTTACATCTGTTTGCCCGAAAACTGGCTTGCCCGATTTTGGAACCATCACGCTGCAATACATTCCCAACAAACTTTGCGTGGAGCTGAAATCGCTAAAATATTACTATCTCGAATTTCGCAACGCTGGCATTTTCTATGAAAACGTCACCAACAAGATTTTGGACGATTTGGTCAAAGCCGTGAAGCCAAAGGAAATGAAAATCATCTCGGAATGGAAAGCGCGCGGCGGCATCACCACCACCGTGACAGCGTCCTACGAAGCGGAGAAATAG
- a CDS encoding TonB-dependent receptor: MNLCYAQNGSIRGRVFDATNNETLGFASVGILKTEKGALSDEDGNYKIEGLKHGLYNLQVSYVGYERKIIYEIRVFETKPTVVDFALKPNANEIDEVVVKPSLFEKSEETPLSSRSLGSMEIERAPGGGRDISRVVNVLPGVASPPASNRNDLSIRGGSPSENRFYVDGFEVSTINHFTTQGSSGGVWGVLDANMIRDMSLITGAFPTFAGNALSSVFDINLKEGNRETNDMQLNLGVIQSGINANGAISEDITYMTSARVADFNLLFSDRPIIPTFYDFVGKVMFNLNDKNRLELLGIGALDKMKINEEESEKTEENLYSLERARKIDQWNYSAGLKWTHFYGSGFTNVYLYENTLSNDILKYQDNDPSKLKIMDYESDETDYKLRVENKLNRFGFNLGFGGAYELGKYSVESEHYRVNSNGYEFIDLNSSLTVNKYAVFANVAKQLMDEKLGVNVGFRMDANDYSEAFSNPLEQFSPRVNLTYQLSPSLRASFNSGIYYENPSYTMMGYTVAGELVNQSALKPIRSTHVIAGMEYLTDINSSFSVEGFYKRYSDYPFSLTDGISMANKGSGFGIFGAEEVSSASKGRSYGVEFLYQQKLYHGFYGIFSYTFVKSEFDNGDGNYVPSAWDYGNIVNFTIGKQFGNNWEVGAKFLYNGGTPYTPYDVAASSKIENWEKRGSGILDYSLLNTERSEPFYELDIRIDKKFYFEKWNLNIYLDIRNVLNYQDGNVPELILVRDSNNEPIVDSNDSESYQTKVSTIKSFGIQPNFGIIIEL, encoded by the coding sequence ATGAATTTATGTTACGCGCAAAACGGGAGCATTCGTGGCCGCGTGTTTGATGCAACGAACAACGAGACGCTCGGTTTTGCCAGCGTAGGCATTTTGAAAACCGAAAAAGGCGCGCTGTCGGATGAAGATGGAAACTACAAAATTGAAGGGCTGAAGCACGGCCTCTACAATCTTCAGGTTTCGTATGTCGGCTACGAGCGGAAAATCATCTATGAAATTCGTGTGTTTGAAACCAAGCCGACCGTTGTGGATTTCGCCTTGAAGCCCAACGCAAACGAGATTGACGAAGTGGTCGTAAAGCCAAGTTTGTTTGAAAAATCTGAAGAAACGCCGCTGTCTTCCCGCAGCTTGGGCAGCATGGAAATTGAGCGTGCACCGGGCGGCGGACGCGACATCTCGCGCGTGGTGAATGTCTTGCCCGGCGTGGCCAGTCCGCCCGCAAGCAATCGCAACGATTTGAGCATCAGAGGCGGCAGTCCGTCGGAAAATCGGTTTTATGTGGATGGCTTTGAAGTCAGCACGATTAACCATTTCACCACGCAAGGCTCTTCGGGCGGCGTTTGGGGCGTGCTCGACGCGAACATGATTCGCGACATGAGCCTCATCACCGGCGCGTTTCCGACATTCGCGGGCAACGCGCTCAGCTCGGTTTTCGACATCAACCTGAAAGAAGGCAATCGCGAAACCAACGATATGCAGCTAAATTTGGGCGTGATTCAATCTGGGATAAATGCAAATGGTGCAATTTCCGAAGACATTACTTACATGACCAGCGCCCGCGTCGCCGATTTCAACTTGCTTTTTTCCGATAGACCCATCATTCCGACTTTTTATGATTTCGTGGGAAAAGTGATGTTCAATTTGAACGACAAAAATCGTCTGGAATTGCTCGGCATCGGCGCACTGGACAAAATGAAAATCAACGAGGAGGAGAGCGAAAAAACGGAGGAAAATCTTTATTCGCTCGAGCGCGCTCGGAAAATTGACCAATGGAATTATTCGGCGGGATTAAAATGGACGCACTTTTACGGCAGCGGATTTACGAATGTTTATTTGTATGAAAACACGCTTTCCAACGACATTCTTAAATATCAGGACAACGACCCGAGCAAGCTGAAAATCATGGATTACGAATCGGACGAGACCGACTACAAGCTGCGCGTTGAAAATAAGCTCAACCGTTTCGGCTTCAATTTGGGTTTTGGCGGCGCGTATGAATTGGGCAAATACTCGGTTGAGAGCGAGCATTACCGCGTGAATAGCAACGGTTATGAGTTTATCGATTTGAATTCCTCGCTGACGGTAAATAAATATGCCGTGTTCGCAAATGTTGCCAAGCAATTGATGGATGAAAAACTTGGCGTCAATGTCGGCTTTAGAATGGACGCCAACGATTATTCGGAAGCTTTTTCAAATCCGTTGGAGCAATTTTCGCCGCGCGTGAATTTGACTTATCAACTTAGCCCGTCGCTGCGCGCGAGTTTCAATTCTGGCATTTACTACGAAAATCCGTCCTACACGATGATGGGCTACACGGTGGCGGGCGAGCTGGTCAATCAAAGCGCGCTGAAACCGATTCGCAGCACGCATGTCATCGCCGGAATGGAATATTTGACCGACATCAACTCGTCTTTTTCTGTGGAAGGATTTTACAAGCGTTACAGCGATTATCCGTTCTCGCTGACCGACGGCATTTCTATGGCAAACAAAGGCTCGGGGTTTGGGATTTTCGGCGCTGAAGAAGTTTCGTCCGCCTCCAAAGGCCGAAGCTACGGCGTGGAATTTCTTTATCAGCAAAAGCTTTATCACGGCTTTTACGGCATTTTCTCTTACACCTTCGTGAAAAGCGAGTTTGACAACGGCGATGGAAATTATGTACCAAGCGCGTGGGATTACGGCAACATTGTCAATTTCACGATTGGCAAACAGTTTGGGAACAATTGGGAAGTCGGCGCGAAGTTTCTTTACAACGGCGGAACGCCTTACACGCCTTACGATGTGGCGGCCTCGTCCAAAATTGAAAATTGGGAAAAGCGCGGCAGCGGCATTTTGGATTATTCCTTGTTGAACACCGAACGCTCGGAGCCGTTTTACGAATTGGACATTCGCATTGACAAAAAGTTCTATTTCGAGAAGTGGAACTTGAATATTTATTTGGACATTCGCAATGTGCTGAACTATCAAGACGGCAATGTCCCAGAACTGATTTTGGTGCGCGACAGCAATAATGAACCAATTGTCGATTCCAACGACAGCGAGTCGTACCAAACAAAAGTCTCAACGATAAAATCCTTCGGGATTCAGCCAAATTTTGGCATCATCATCGAGCTTTAA
- a CDS encoding photosystem P840 reaction-center cytochrome c-551 produces MQSEQVVYSEQQSQKERPLPYANVDKLVSYNAVYAHKCDEGCHTIKTVSEKLDQYTSADKVDFLIKWMKRFPNSNISESDAAQIEVYLRYEGLFNLKCNGCHTQEMVADRLDYYAGKNQLDFLINWMYEMPNSDITRRDAIRIVNYLKARYKAAEEGLAVVKKTNEAKPPEAQPATK; encoded by the coding sequence ATGCAAAGTGAACAGGTCGTTTATTCAGAGCAGCAATCGCAAAAAGAGCGTCCCCTGCCTTATGCAAATGTGGATAAGTTGGTCAGTTATAATGCCGTTTATGCACACAAGTGCGATGAAGGTTGCCATACGATTAAAACGGTTTCCGAGAAATTGGATCAGTACACCTCAGCCGATAAGGTGGATTTTCTTATCAAATGGATGAAGCGATTCCCGAATTCAAATATTTCGGAGTCCGATGCAGCTCAAATTGAAGTGTATCTCAGATATGAAGGGCTGTTCAATTTGAAATGCAATGGTTGCCACACGCAAGAGATGGTTGCAGATCGGCTCGATTATTACGCCGGGAAAAATCAGCTGGATTTTTTGATTAACTGGATGTATGAAATGCCAAACTCCGACATTACAAGACGAGATGCGATTCGAATTGTCAATTACTTGAAGGCTCGCTATAAAGCGGCAGAGGAAGGTCTTGCCGTCGTGAAAAAAACAAACGAAGCGAAACCACCAGAGGCTCAGCCAGCCACAAAATGA
- a CDS encoding helix-turn-helix domain-containing protein: MIERKQIKEFILIKEQHQPTELANLQTNVQAEVYALSLYLSGASHVSNPTSEETKYGGQLYSFYANPIIEKFEHQVEANQKLEKITVLVPFEMMNAFSAGDPNIARHVAALSESSHGYVKGVNYQLTPQILEIGHQIFNHKYAGSLADMFLESQVLALLVEHFTQIGKLRNATGSLSNSDVEKLRNAKELLLSKLENPPSLIQLAKAANLNTFKLKTGFKELFGMPVYKYLQKERMKKAFELLEAKQMNVQEIAWRVGYSSLSSFSNSFLKMYGVRPSEILGEKYS; the protein is encoded by the coding sequence ATGATCGAGAGAAAGCAAATCAAGGAATTTATTCTTATCAAAGAGCAGCATCAGCCGACAGAGCTTGCCAATTTACAAACCAATGTGCAAGCCGAAGTCTATGCGCTTTCGCTTTATCTCAGCGGCGCGTCGCATGTTTCGAATCCGACATCTGAAGAGACGAAGTACGGCGGGCAACTTTATTCGTTTTATGCCAATCCGATTATCGAGAAGTTTGAGCATCAGGTGGAAGCCAATCAAAAATTAGAGAAAATCACGGTGCTTGTTCCTTTCGAAATGATGAACGCTTTTTCGGCTGGCGATCCTAACATTGCGCGGCATGTGGCGGCGCTTTCCGAGTCAAGTCACGGTTATGTGAAAGGCGTGAATTATCAGCTCACGCCTCAAATTCTTGAAATTGGCCATCAAATTTTCAATCACAAATACGCAGGCTCTCTGGCCGATATGTTTTTGGAAAGTCAAGTGCTGGCCTTGCTGGTCGAGCATTTCACGCAAATCGGAAAACTGCGCAACGCCACCGGCTCGCTTTCAAATTCGGATGTAGAAAAACTGCGCAACGCCAAAGAACTTTTGCTCAGCAAATTAGAAAACCCGCCTTCGCTTATTCAGCTCGCCAAAGCCGCCAATTTGAACACATTCAAACTGAAAACCGGCTTTAAAGAACTTTTCGGAATGCCGGTTTATAAATATCTCCAAAAAGAGCGCATGAAAAAGGCGTTTGAATTGCTGGAAGCCAAGCAAATGAATGTGCAAGAAATCGCATGGCGCGTCGGTTACAGCAGCCTCAGTTCTTTTTCAAATTCATTTCTCAAAATGTATGGCGTTCGCCCGAGCGAGATTTTGGGCGAAAAGTATAGCTAA
- the polA gene encoding DNA polymerase I, which translates to MSEQLSQPAERQKPSMFLLDGMALVFRSYYALMSARMQTQSGFPTGAIYGFINTILKIEETYRPDFLVVAFDSKEKTFRHEAFPDYKAQRPAPPTDLIQQLGKILEIVPAMGIPMLKRPGFEADDIIGTLTKKFEDRCNLFLVTPDKDFAQLVHDGVKLLKPARQNDEFLLYGAEEVKSHYGVYPEQFLDMLALMGDSSDNIPGAPGIGPKTAANLINRYGSIAKIYENLYELRPRARESLLKSKAALENGRFLMTIKTDMDIDLTLDDLKQKSPDLDFLLPLFEELEFRTLAARFKSSPEKKNEQAASDADLEFNFGANVDPNFQFAKKQPRDLGNYTLIQDEDDLNQLAEKLGSLKEFAFDTETTSLTTLDAELVGISFSFAPGEAFFVYCAESALSRETAIRVLKPILENPEIGKIGQNLKYDMLVLKNYGVRVQPVRFDTMLASYVLNPDKTHNLDDLAADHLGLETVKYADLVGKGKSEKSIYEVEPKTLSDYACQDADVALQLKNVLEKALGENEPLKKICEELEFPLVGVLADMEHEGVRLDVAVLKTLSETLGTELGRVSKIIYDAAGEAFNLDSPKQLSEILFEKLKLPAKRRTKTGYSTDVRVLEELAESFPVAKQILEYRSLQKLKSTYVDALPNLVHPKTGRIHTSFNQHIAATGRLSSSNPNLQNIPIRTEIGREIRGAFVPSDAHHTLLSADYSQIELRIAAELSGDPTMLGAFQNREDIHSTTAKLIFETDEVTKDMRRKAKEVNFGVLYGIMPFGLAQRLDISQAEAKEIISQYKEKYPMIFSYLEGILDKARASGYVETLLGRRRYIRDLNSKNFSIRSAAERAAINTPIQGTAADMIKKAMLGIASDIHKQSLRSRMILQVHDELLFNMHESEVDILPELVQREMIEAAKAIGIRNVPIEVEVGTGANWIEAH; encoded by the coding sequence ATGTCTGAACAGCTTTCTCAGCCTGCCGAGCGCCAAAAACCTTCGATGTTTTTGCTCGATGGCATGGCGCTTGTTTTTCGCTCCTACTACGCCTTGATGTCCGCACGGATGCAAACTCAGAGCGGGTTTCCAACCGGCGCGATTTACGGATTTATCAATACGATTCTCAAAATTGAGGAAACCTATCGGCCTGATTTTCTGGTCGTCGCATTTGATTCTAAGGAAAAAACTTTTCGTCATGAGGCGTTTCCCGATTACAAAGCGCAGCGCCCTGCGCCACCTACTGATTTAATTCAGCAGTTGGGGAAAATCTTGGAAATTGTGCCGGCGATGGGCATCCCCATGCTCAAGCGCCCGGGCTTTGAGGCCGACGATATTATCGGCACGCTCACAAAAAAGTTTGAAGATCGCTGCAATCTCTTTCTCGTTACGCCCGATAAAGATTTTGCCCAGCTTGTGCATGACGGCGTCAAGCTGCTCAAGCCCGCTCGCCAAAATGACGAGTTTTTGCTTTACGGCGCCGAGGAAGTCAAGTCGCACTACGGCGTTTATCCCGAACAATTTTTGGACATGCTCGCGCTCATGGGCGACTCGTCGGACAATATTCCCGGCGCGCCGGGCATCGGCCCTAAAACGGCGGCCAACTTGATTAATAGATATGGTTCGATTGCAAAGATTTATGAAAACCTGTACGAACTTCGCCCCCGTGCGCGTGAAAGCCTGCTCAAGTCCAAAGCGGCGCTTGAAAACGGTAGGTTTTTGATGACCATCAAAACCGATATGGACATCGACCTCACGCTCGATGATTTAAAGCAAAAGTCGCCGGACCTTGATTTTTTATTGCCGCTTTTTGAGGAACTCGAGTTTCGCACGCTCGCAGCTCGATTCAAAAGTTCGCCGGAAAAAAAAAATGAGCAAGCCGCTTCGGACGCCGACCTTGAATTTAATTTCGGCGCAAATGTCGACCCGAATTTTCAATTTGCAAAAAAACAGCCGCGCGATCTCGGCAACTACACGCTGATTCAAGATGAAGACGACCTAAATCAACTTGCCGAAAAACTCGGCTCGCTGAAGGAATTCGCGTTCGATACGGAAACGACCAGCCTCACCACACTGGACGCCGAGCTGGTTGGCATTTCGTTTTCCTTTGCGCCCGGCGAAGCGTTTTTCGTTTATTGTGCGGAAAGTGCTCTTTCGCGCGAAACGGCAATTCGGGTGTTGAAGCCGATTTTGGAAAATCCCGAAATCGGCAAAATCGGGCAAAATCTGAAGTACGATATGCTGGTGCTGAAAAATTACGGCGTGCGGGTGCAGCCCGTCCGCTTCGATACGATGCTTGCCAGCTATGTCCTCAATCCCGATAAAACGCACAACTTGGACGACCTCGCCGCCGATCATCTCGGGCTTGAAACCGTCAAATACGCCGACCTTGTCGGCAAGGGAAAATCGGAGAAATCGATTTATGAGGTTGAGCCGAAAACGCTTTCGGATTACGCCTGCCAAGACGCCGACGTTGCCTTGCAACTGAAAAACGTTTTGGAAAAAGCGTTAGGGGAAAACGAGCCGTTGAAAAAAATTTGTGAGGAATTGGAATTTCCGCTCGTCGGCGTTTTGGCCGACATGGAGCATGAAGGCGTTCGTTTGGATGTCGCCGTTTTGAAAACGCTTTCCGAAACGCTCGGCACGGAACTCGGGCGCGTCTCGAAAATTATTTACGACGCGGCGGGAGAAGCGTTCAATTTGGATTCGCCGAAGCAGCTTTCCGAAATTTTGTTTGAAAAATTGAAATTGCCGGCGAAGCGGCGCACGAAAACGGGCTATTCGACCGATGTGCGCGTGCTTGAAGAATTGGCGGAATCCTTTCCCGTGGCCAAGCAAATTTTGGAATATCGCAGTTTGCAAAAATTGAAATCCACTTATGTCGACGCCCTGCCGAATCTCGTGCATCCGAAAACGGGGCGGATTCACACTTCGTTTAATCAACACATTGCGGCGACGGGGCGGCTGTCGTCGTCCAATCCGAATTTGCAAAATATTCCGATTCGCACGGAAATCGGGCGCGAAATTCGCGGCGCGTTCGTCCCGAGCGATGCGCATCACACGCTGCTGAGCGCCGATTATTCGCAAATCGAGCTACGCATCGCCGCCGAACTTTCCGGCGACCCGACCATGCTCGGCGCATTTCAAAACCGTGAGGATATTCACAGCACCACCGCCAAACTGATTTTCGAGACCGATGAAGTCACCAAAGACATGCGGCGCAAGGCGAAAGAGGTCAATTTCGGCGTGCTTTACGGCATCATGCCGTTTGGTCTCGCGCAGCGGCTCGACATTTCGCAAGCGGAGGCGAAGGAAATTATTTCGCAGTACAAAGAAAAATACCCGATGATTTTCAGCTACTTGGAAGGCATTTTGGACAAAGCCAGAGCGTCGGGCTATGTGGAAACGCTGTTGGGGCGACGGCGCTATATCCGAGACCTGAACAGCAAAAATTTTTCCATCCGAAGCGCTGCCGAACGCGCGGCCATCAACACGCCGATTCAAGGCACGGCAGCCGACATGATCAAAAAAGCCATGCTCGGCATTGCAAGCGACATTCACAAGCAAAGCCTTCGTTCGCGAATGATTTTGCAAGTGCATGACGAACTCCTGTTTAATATGCACGAAAGCGAAGTGGATATTTTGCCCGAGTTGGTTCAGCGTGAAATGATTGAAGCGGCAAAAGCCATCGGCATTCGAAACGTGCCGATTGAAGTCGAAGTCGGCACGGGCGCAAATTGGATCGAGGCGCATTGA
- a CDS encoding glycoside hydrolase family 10 protein: MFIANKTSPLFILIFSALLILDHTTLFSQPLKNRLNGDDEREQLRGVWIATAYGIDWPKTYDPEKQKESLQEIFHDIKKKNLNAVFFQVRIRGDVLFYSPYEPFSNVLTGSLGVIPDYDPVAYAISLAKENGLEFHAWFNTMILNGKNSTPQSEGVAHIWQAHPEWIDKRARKNAWQKTAYLNPALPEVRAHLIRLITDFAERYDIDGIQLDDYLRYPTKDFPDDEEFEKYNPKKLSLDDWRRENINQFVGDLYDSLMQRKPYLKFGVTPIGVYTRVDDVPAMESYHDVYQDSREWVRRKKCDYLAPQIYFHTGKTTAADRRKNKTNPPFENLVRDWGGNMPFRHLYVGIGMYKPPIKEEWPHQVELAEKAGAEGVIFYPYHAIEDIPLLFKTQARVPQMKWKSLLDPAPPAKLSCEKSGDKAIIRWDVSDDIRWVNLYKLNFSIKRPFLHRLWGKEVQLQLQPGEVIFMTAVDRYGNESKPSMPILAP, encoded by the coding sequence ATGTTCATAGCAAATAAGACGAGCCCTTTGTTCATCCTGATTTTTTCTGCGCTGCTTATTCTGGATCACACAACGCTATTTTCTCAACCATTAAAAAATCGTCTGAACGGCGATGACGAGCGCGAGCAGCTTCGCGGTGTTTGGATTGCGACGGCTTACGGCATCGATTGGCCAAAAACTTATGACCCCGAAAAACAAAAAGAATCGCTGCAAGAAATTTTTCATGACATCAAAAAGAAAAATTTGAACGCGGTTTTTTTCCAAGTCAGAATTCGCGGCGATGTGCTGTTTTATTCGCCCTACGAGCCATTTAGCAATGTTTTAACGGGAAGCTTGGGCGTAATCCCTGATTACGATCCGGTTGCGTATGCGATTAGCCTTGCCAAGGAAAACGGCTTGGAATTTCATGCGTGGTTCAACACGATGATTTTAAATGGAAAAAATAGCACGCCACAGTCGGAAGGCGTGGCGCATATTTGGCAAGCGCATCCCGAATGGATCGATAAGCGTGCGCGCAAAAATGCGTGGCAAAAAACGGCGTATTTGAATCCAGCTTTGCCTGAAGTGAGGGCGCATTTGATCCGGTTGATTACGGATTTTGCCGAACGATACGACATCGACGGCATTCAGCTCGACGATTATTTGCGTTATCCAACCAAAGATTTTCCTGATGATGAAGAGTTTGAAAAATACAATCCGAAAAAATTATCGCTGGATGATTGGCGACGCGAAAATATCAATCAGTTTGTCGGCGATTTGTATGATAGTTTAATGCAGCGTAAGCCATATTTGAAATTTGGCGTCACGCCGATTGGCGTTTATACGCGCGTGGATGATGTGCCCGCAATGGAAAGTTATCACGATGTTTATCAGGATTCGCGCGAGTGGGTTCGGCGCAAAAAATGCGATTATTTAGCGCCGCAAATTTATTTTCACACCGGCAAAACCACCGCTGCGGATCGGCGGAAAAATAAAACCAATCCGCCATTTGAAAATTTGGTGCGAGATTGGGGAGGAAACATGCCATTTCGGCATTTGTATGTTGGCATTGGCATGTATAAGCCGCCAATCAAAGAAGAATGGCCGCATCAGGTTGAACTGGCCGAAAAGGCTGGCGCAGAAGGCGTGATTTTTTATCCATATCACGCCATTGAAGACATTCCGTTGCTTTTTAAAACACAGGCGCGAGTGCCTCAGATGAAGTGGAAATCGCTTCTCGATCCAGCCCCGCCGGCTAAACTTTCGTGCGAAAAGTCGGGCGACAAAGCGATCATTCGTTGGGATGTTTCTGATGATATTCGCTGGGTAAATCTTTATAAACTGAACTTTTCCATCAAAAGGCCATTTTTGCATCGCCTCTGGGGGAAAGAGGTTCAGCTTCAATTGCAACCTGGAGAAGTCATTTTTATGACGGCGGTCGATCGATATGGAAACGAGAGCAAGCCGTCGATGCCGATTCTCGCGCCGTAA
- a CDS encoding class I SAM-dependent methyltransferase, protein MTETKIASAIDALKHELASQYELSEATYAVSGKKLKIFSVADSYALLDRITDEEFVKDEQMPYWAEIWPASMVLAKYIFEKLPVAGKSCIELGAGVGLVSVAAALAGGNTLATDYAKEAIPFIRLNALLNGATLEAQTLDWRLVTLSEKYDFIFAADVLYERRNQLPILNAIDKLLSKTGVAIVADPRRQIAENFIHMVRENEFQVSVSSVFLATQPKHLSVDVYEIRRGEK, encoded by the coding sequence ATGACTGAGACAAAAATAGCAAGCGCGATTGACGCGCTTAAACACGAGCTGGCGAGCCAATATGAGTTAAGCGAAGCAACGTATGCAGTTAGCGGAAAAAAATTGAAGATTTTCAGCGTGGCCGATAGCTACGCGTTGTTGGACAGAATCACCGACGAGGAATTTGTCAAAGACGAGCAAATGCCGTATTGGGCGGAAATTTGGCCTGCTTCGATGGTGTTGGCCAAATACATTTTTGAAAAACTTCCCGTTGCGGGCAAATCGTGCATCGAGCTTGGCGCAGGCGTGGGCTTGGTAAGTGTGGCGGCGGCGCTTGCGGGCGGAAACACGCTCGCGACGGATTACGCCAAAGAAGCCATTCCCTTTATTCGCTTGAATGCGCTTTTAAACGGAGCAACGCTCGAAGCGCAAACGCTGGATTGGCGCTTGGTGACGCTCAGCGAAAAGTATGATTTCATTTTTGCCGCAGATGTGCTTTACGAGCGGCGCAATCAATTGCCAATTTTGAACGCGATTGATAAGCTGTTAAGCAAAACGGGCGTCGCCATTGTCGCTGACCCGCGCCGCCAAATTGCCGAGAATTTCATCCACATGGTGCGCGAAAATGAGTTTCAAGTGAGCGTTTCAAGCGTGTTTCTTGCCACGCAGCCCAAACATTTGTCGGTAGATGTCTATGAAATTCGGCGCGGGGAAAAATGA